In Brachyhypopomus gauderio isolate BG-103 unplaced genomic scaffold, BGAUD_0.2 sc72, whole genome shotgun sequence, one genomic interval encodes:
- the LOC143491206 gene encoding zinc finger BED domain-containing protein 4-like — protein sequence MSAVWSYFRLEGEKSNTAECNVCHASVSRGGSRSDKFNTTNLIKHLQKHHGKEYTEFIEASNAKKKNVSRQQTLLENIQKREKLPPESNKAKLITEKIVEFVVLDDQPLSVVENVGFQRLMEHLEPRYVLPNRQFISVQAVPDKYKQVCKFISECLQSVPSLSLTTDIWSSDVCPLSLLSLTAQWIDSSFTLQKAVLHAKQFHGSHTGESIATALEEMLNVWKIPKSKVHVILRDNASNMIKAMDRLGIASLGCFAHTLQLVVNEGLLAQRNVSDALAIGRKIVGHFKHSPQAYSRLEDIQMELNMPLKRLMQDVRTRWNSTYHMIKSLTEQKRVLCAYSAEYELPATLSTQQWGLLEKVMTTLAPFEELTREVSSSSSSASDVIPIVCVLKRFLSRENEDDEGIKKMKSILLEAVNRRFRDVESEPLYTFATLLDPRYKDRCFTNIEASKQAKALLMVEVMKTEEVLRKTTADSSEPAEGASCSAALEPVKKTPRMDSASHSRLESIFDEMLKENTVESVSQLATTSARFEIQTYLSEPTIQRSDNSLLYWHVNQPRLPTLASTAAKFLCAPTTSVESERLFSTAAIIIDERRSRLTAEKAEMLIFLKKNLPLMLK from the exons ATGTCAGCAGTGTGGAGCTACTTCAGACTCGAAGGAGAAAAAAGCAATACCGCCGAGTGTAACGTGTGTCATGCAAGTGTCTCACGAGGTGGTAGTAGATCTGACAAGTTTAATACAACAAACTTGATTaaacacttacaaaaacaccacGGAAAGGAGTACACCGAATTTATCGAGGCCTCGAATGCTAAGAAGAAAAATGTTTCGCGTCAACAAACGCTGCTGGAAAACATTCAAAAGCGTGAGAAACTCCCTCCGGAAAGCAACAAAGCAAAGCTGATAACGGAGAAAAttgttgaatttgttgtgcttgATGACCAGCCTCTTTCTGTTGTGGAAAATGTTGGTTTTCAACGCTTAATGGAACATTTGGAGCCACGCTACGTGCTGCCAAACCGGCAATTCATCTCGGTGCAAGCAGTCCCAGATAAGTACAAGCAAGTATGCAAGTTTATCTCTGAATGCTTGCAGAGCGTTCCCAGTTTAAGTTTAACAACTGATATCTGGAGCTCAGACGTGTGTCCATTGTCATTGCTAAGCCTGACAGCACAGTGGATAGACTCGAGTTTTACTTTACAAAAAGCAGTGTTGCACGCTAAACAGTTTCATGGTTCACACACGGGAGAGTCCATCGCTACAGCTTTGGAGGAAATGCTCAATGTATGGAAGATTCCGAAGAGCAAAGTCCATGTTATTTTACGAGACAATGCTAGCAATATGATAAAGGCAATGGACCGGCTCGGAATCGCAAGTTTAGGATGCTTCGCGCATACCTTGCAACTTGTGGTGAATGAGGGACTACTAGCGCAACGTAATGTAAGCGATGCCCTGGCAATTGGCAGAAAAATAGTGGGGCACTTCAAGCACTCACCACAGGCATATTCACGTTTGGAGGACATTCAAATGGAGCTGAATATGCCTCTGAAGCGTCTGATGCAAGATGTGCGAACAAGATGGAATAGCACATACCACATGATCAAGTCCCTCACTGAACAGAAACGAGTTTTGTGTGCATATTCCGCAGAGTATGAACTGCCAGCCACACTCAGTACACAGCAGTGGGGTTTACTGGAAAAGGTCATGACAACTCTCGCCCCCTTTGAGGAGTTAACACGGGAGGTAagctcctcatcctcatctgcATCTGATGTCATCCCGATTGTGTGTGTCCTCAAGCGATTTCTCTCGCGAGAAAACGAGGACGATGAAGGAATAAAGAAGATGAAAAGCATCCTTCTTGAGGCAGTTAACAGACGCTTTAGAGATGTAGAATCTGAGCCACTTTACACATTTGCAACGCTGCTAGATCCACGATATAAAGACAG ATGCTTCACAAATATTGAAGCCTCAAAACAAGCAAAAGCTCTTTTGATGGTAGAGGTgatgaagacagaggaagtgctGAGGAAAACCACAGCAGATTCCTCAGAGCCAGCAGAGGGGGCATCATGCTCAGCAGCCTTGGAACCAGTAAAGAAGACACCACGGATGGACTCTGCGAGCCACAGCAGACTTGAAAGCATTTTTGATGAAATGCTGAAGGAGAACACTGTAGAATCTGTTTCTCAGTTAGCCACCACAAGTGCACGCTTTGAGATACAAACCTACCTCAGCGAGCCAACTATTCAGCGCTCTGACAATTCACTGCTATACTGGCATGTCAACCAACCTAGATTACCCACTCTGGCTTCTACAGCAGCTAAATTTCTATGTGCACCTACAACAagtgtggagagtgagagactCTTCAGTACAGCTGCCATCATTATTGATGAGAGGAGAAGCAGGCTGACAGCTGAGAAGGCCGAAATGCTGATCTTTCTAAAGAAGAACCTGCCTCTCATGTTAAAGTGA